Proteins co-encoded in one Oceanispirochaeta sp. genomic window:
- the rhaM gene encoding L-rhamnose mutarotase yields MKRLAFKMKLKPGCAEEYKKRHNNLWPELAELLKSSGVSDYSIFLDEETNILFAVQKIEAEGGSQDLGENPIVKNWWAHMADIMVTNPDNSPLTIPLRELFYLE; encoded by the coding sequence ATGAAACGACTGGCCTTCAAAATGAAACTTAAACCCGGATGTGCAGAAGAATACAAGAAACGCCACAACAATCTCTGGCCTGAACTGGCAGAGCTTCTCAAAAGCAGCGGCGTCTCGGACTATTCCATCTTTCTGGATGAAGAAACAAATATCCTGTTTGCAGTTCAGAAGATAGAAGCAGAGGGGGGGTCCCAGGATTTAGGAGAAAACCCCATTGTCAAAAATTGGTGGGCCCACATGGCAGACATTATGGTAACAAATCCTGACAATTCTCCCCTGACAATTCCCCTTCGGGAACTGTTTTATCTGGAATAA